The following proteins are encoded in a genomic region of Cryptomeria japonica chromosome 11, Sugi_1.0, whole genome shotgun sequence:
- the LOC131061277 gene encoding glycerol-3-phosphate acyltransferase RAM2 gives MESVEKCSSEGRETQCVVSDLCGALLRGRNPFCYFLLVCLEGSGVIRSLLLLCAAPLVWLLYTCVSAAFAMKLMIFISMRGVKASAIHGVAMAVLPKFFVEDINAEVWRVFSCFGRKVLVTALPRVLVEPFAVEYMGVDAVMGTEIQVDSHGIATGFVKPPGYVLSGFRKTEAVRRERIVDVWLLKAGSAAHSSSICKEWYSVKESSKADPLPKYKLPKPVIFHDGRLVQRPDPWIALLTFVWMPLGFLLAVIRITAGALLPMHIQYYTFWMMGVRIRVRGNPPDPVNRRKSSGTMFVSSHRTLLDPIMLSASLGRPIAAVTYSISRLSEFLSPIPTVRLTRNRDQDAANISKVLQMGDMVLCPEGTTCREPFLLRYSAMFAELAEHIVPVAVNCRTWMFHGSTSRGWKALDPFFFFMNPSPVYEIHFLSQIPVDLSCRGGKSCHEVANSVQKITAGVLGFECTNFTRKDKYRLLAGNDGYVRS, from the exons atggaaagtgttgagaaatgcAGCTCGGAAGGGAGAGAAACGCAGTGTGTAGTCTCCGATCTTTGCGGCGCATTGCTGCGAGGGCGAAATCCGTTCTGTTATTTTTTATTAGTGTGCCTGGAGGGTTCCGGCGTGATTCGATCGCTGCTCCTGCTTTGCGCTGCGCCTCTTGTCTGGCTTCTTTACACCTGCGTTTCGGCTGCCTTTGCGATGAAGCTCATGATTTTTATCTCCATGAGAGGCGTCAAAGCTTCGGCTATTCACGGGGTGGCCATGGCCGTTCTGCCAAAGTTCTTTGTGGAAGATATTAATGCCGAAGTTTGGAGAGTTTTCTCGTGCTTTGGAAGGAAAGTTCTTGTGACTGCTCTGCCGCGGGTTTTGGTTGAACCTTTTGCCGTGGAATACATGGGAGTTGATGCTGTCATGGGGACGGAAATACAAGTTGACAGCCATGGCATTGCTACCGGATTTGTGAAACCGCCCGGATACGTGCTCAGTGGTTTCCGAAAGACGGAGGCGGTTAGACGAGAACGGATTGTTGATGTGTGGTTACTCAAGGCCGGTTCTGCTGCACATTCTTCATCGATTTGCAAG GAATGGTACAGCGTGAAAGAAAGCTCCAAGGCGGATCCACTACCAAAATACAAGCTTCCCAAGCCCGTCATATTCCACGACGGGCGCTTAGTACAGCGACCGGATCCATGGATTGCACTGTTAACATTTGTATGGATGCCGCTGGGCTTCCTGCTAGCAGTAATCCGCATTACAGCAGGGGCTCTGTTGCCGATGCACATCCAGTACTACACATTCTGGATGATGGGAGTTCGAATCCGGGTGCGAGGAAACCCTCCAGATCCCGTCAACAGACGCAAATCCAGCGGCACAATGTTCGTTTCTTCTCACAGAACGCTCTTGGATCCCATAATGCTCTCTGCATCTCTGGGCCGGCCCATTGCAGCAGTGACCTATTCCATTTCCCGTCTCTCAGAGTTTCTGTCGCCGATTCCCACCGTCAGGCTGACTCGAAACCGCGACCAAGACGCAGCAAACATAAGCAAGGTGCTTCAGATGGGCGACATGGTCCTGTGCCCTGAAGGGACTACATGCAGGGAACCTTTTCTTCTTCGTTACAGTGCCATGTTTGCAGAGCTGGCAGAGCATATTGTTCCGGTTGCCGTCAATTGCCGCACCTGGATGTTTCATGGATCCACCAGCAGAGGGTGGAAGGCCTTGgatccctttttctttttcatgaaccCTTCCCCTGTTTATGAAATCCACTTTCTCAGCCAAATCCCTGTTGATCTCAGCTGTCGAGGAGGGAAAAGTTGCCATGAAGTCGCAAATTCTGTGCAGAAGATCACTGCCGGGGTTCTAGGATTTGAATGCACAAACTTCACCAGGAAGGACAAGTACAGGCTCTTGGCGGGAAATGATGGTTATGTTCGCTCCTAA